One Triticum dicoccoides isolate Atlit2015 ecotype Zavitan chromosome 5B, WEW_v2.0, whole genome shotgun sequence genomic window carries:
- the LOC119312292 gene encoding LEAF RUST 10 DISEASE-RESISTANCE LOCUS RECEPTOR-LIKE PROTEIN KINASE-like 1.5: protein MPPRLLLLLLLLAAALPPPAAARLGDHEPPPPPPHPRARQHRAQSGGGGSGGASRVLTTALVAAASLLAVLLLYLCVAIAVRRIRGKGEGGRASRQQASQSSRAAAFLRRHGLHHSRPAFTYEQLRAATAGFDAARKLGDGGFGTVYLAYLPPAGRPAAVKRLHVPPSPSPSSATITKSFCNEVLILSALRHPHLVRLHGFCADPRALLLVYDFVPNGTLSHHLHRRGRAAASPLPPPLPWRTRLAMAAQIASALEYLHFAVKPHVVHRDVTSSNIFVEADMRARLGDFGLSRLLATPDACSTATGREVVCCTAPQGTPGYLDPDYHRSFQLTEKSDVYSFGVVVLELVTGLRPVDVDRERRDVTLADWVVSKIQIGELREVVDPPVLGELPGVMPSVEAVAELAFRCVAPDKDDRPDAREALAELRRIQGMLPELPNHKDSS from the coding sequence ATGCCCCCGcgtctcctgctcctgctcctcctcctggccgccgccctccCGCCGCCGGCCGCGGCCCGGCTCGGCGACCACGAGCCCCCTCCTCCGCCCCCGCACCCGCGCGCCCGCCAGCACCGGGcccagagcggcggcggcggcagcgggggcgCGAGCCGCGTGCTCACCACCGCGCTCGTCGCCGCCGCGTCGCTCCTCGCCGTGCTCCTGCTCTACCTCTGCGTCGCCATCGCCGTGCGCCGCATCCGCGGGAAGGGGGAGGGCGGCCGCGCGTCGCGGCAGCAGGCCTCGCAGTCCTCCCGCGCGGCCGCGTTCCTCCGCCGCCACGGCCTGCACCACAGCCGCCCGGCCTTCACCTACGAGCAGCTCCGCGCGGCCACGGCCGGGTTCGACGCCGCGCgcaagctcggggacggcggcttcGGGACGGTGTACCTCGCGTACCTCCCGCCCGCCGGCCGCCCCGCCGCCGTCAAGCGGCTCCACGTGCCGCCCTCCCCGTCCCCGTCCTCCGCCACCATCACCAAGTCCTTCTGCAACGAGGTGCTCATCCTCTCCGcgctccgccacccgcacctcgtCCGCCTCCACGGCTTCTGCGCCGACCCGCGCGCGCTGCTCCTCGTCTACGACTTCGTCCCCAACGGcaccctctcgcaccacctccaccGCCGGGGCCGCGCGgccgcctcgccgctgccgccgccgctccccTGGCGGACCCGGCTCGCCATGGCGGCCCAGATCGCGTCGGCGCTCGAGTACCTCCACTTCGCGGTCAAGCCGCACGTGGTCCACCGCGACGTAACCTCCTCCAACATCTTCGTGGAGGCGGACATGCGCGCCCGGCTCGGCGACTTCGGCCTGTCCCGGCTCCTGGCGACGCCCGACGCCTGCTCCACGGCGACCGGGCGGGAGGTGGTGTGCTGCACCGCGCCGCAGGGGACTCCCGGGTACCTGGACCCGGACTACCACCGGTCGTTCCAGCTGACGGAGAAGAGCGACGTGTACAGCTTCGGCGtggtggtgctggagctggtgacgGGGCTGCGGCCCGTGGACGTGGACCGGGAGCGGCGGGACGTGACGCTGGCGGACTGGGTGGTGTCCAAGATCCAGATCGGCGAGCTGAGGGAGGTGGTGGACCCGCCGGTGCTGGGCGAGCTCCCCGGCGTGATGCCCagcgtggaggcggtggcggagctTGCGTTCCGGTGCGTGGCGCCGGACAAGGACGACCGGCCCGACGCCCGGGAGGCGCTGGCCGAGCTGAGGAGGATCCAGGGGATGCTCCCTGAGCTGCCCAACCACAAGGATTCCTCTTGA